The following coding sequences lie in one Hippopotamus amphibius kiboko isolate mHipAmp2 chromosome 17, mHipAmp2.hap2, whole genome shotgun sequence genomic window:
- the PDK2 gene encoding pyruvate dehydrogenase kinase, isozyme 2: protein MRWVRALLKNASLAGAPKYIEHFSKFSPSPLSIKQFLDFGSSNACEKTSFTFLRQELPVRLANIMKEINLLPDRVLSTPSVQLVQSWYVQSLLDIMEFLDKDPEDHRTLSQFTDALVTIRNRHNDVVPTMAQGVLEYKDAYGDDPVSNQNIQYFLDRFYLSRISIRMLINQHTLIFDGSTNPAHPKHIGSIDPNCNVSEVVKDAYDMAKLLCDKYYMASPDLEIQEINASNSKQPIHMVYVPSHLYHMLFELFKNAMRATVESHESSLTLPPIKVMVALGEEDLSIKMSDRGGGVPLRKIERLFSYMYSTAPTPQPGTGGTPLAGFGYGLPISRLYAKYFQGDLQLFSMEGFGTDAVIYLKALSTDSVERLPVYNKSAWRHYQTIQEAGDWCVPSTEPKNTSTYRVS, encoded by the exons atgcGCTGGGTCCGCGCGCTGCTGAAGAATGCGTCCCTGGCAGGGGCGCCCAAGTACATCGAGCACTTCAGCAAGTTCTCTCCGTCCCCGCTGTCCATCAAGCAGTTTCTGGACTTCG GGTCCAGCAATGCCTGTGAGAAAACCTCGTTCACCTTCCTCAGGCAGGAGCTGCCCGTGCGCCTGGCCAACATCATGAAAGAGATCAATCTGCTTCCCGACCGGGTGCTGAGCACACCCTCAGTGCAGCTGGTACAGAGCTG GTATGTCCAGAGTCTCCTGGACATCATGGAGTTCCTGGACAAGGACCCTGAGGACCATCGGACGCTGAGCCA GTTCACCGACGCCCTGGTCACCATCCGGAACCGCCACAACGACGTGGTCCCCACCATGGCACAGGGCGTGCTGGAGTACAAGGACGCCTACGGCGACGACCCCGTCTCCAACCAGAACATCCAGTACTTCCTGGACCGCTTCTACCTCAGCCGCATCTCCATCCGCATGCTCATCAACCAGCACA CCCTGATCTTTGATGGCAGCACCAACCCAGCCCACCCCAAACACATCGGCAGCATCGATCCCAACTGCAACGTCTCTGAGGTGGTGAAAG atGCCTACGACATGGCCAAGCTCCTGTGTGACAAGTATTACATGGCCTCACCTGACCTGGAGATCCAGGAGATCAATG CATCCAACTCCAAACAGCCAATTCACATGGTCTATGTTCCCTCCCACCTCTACCACATGCTTTTTGAACTCTTCAAG AATGCCATGCGAGCGACTGTGGAAAGCCATGAATCTAGCCTCACTCTCCCACCTATCAAGGTCATGGTGGCCTTGGGCGAGGAAGATCTTTCCATCAAA ATGAGTGACCGAGGTGGGGGTGTTCCCTTGAGGAAGATTGAGCGACTCTTCAGCTACATGTACTCCACAGCCCCCACGCCTCAGCCCGGCACCGGGGGAACCCCACTG GCTGGCTTCGGGTATGGGCTCCCCATTTCCCGCCTCTATGCCAAGTACTTCCAGGGGGACCTGCAGCTCTTCTCCATGGAGGGCTTTGGGACGGACGCTGTCATCTATCTCAAG GCCCTGTCCACGGACTCGGTGGAGCGCCTGCCTGTCTACAACAAGTCCGCCTGGCGCCACTACCAGACCATCCAGGAGGCCGGCGACTGGTGTGTCCCCAGCACGGAGCCTAAGAACACGTCCACGTACCGTGTCAGCTAG